In SAR324 cluster bacterium, the following are encoded in one genomic region:
- a CDS encoding LysR family transcriptional regulator, which translates to MNQWDDLKLFLAVAKLGTLTAAAAELGSNVATLHRRLKSFEESFELSLFEKGPRGYRLTSAGEQLLSHAEEIEESIFTAFRAVVGHDQQATGEVRITLPQAMVSLMTPHLVDFSGQFENIRVILLPDDGLLDLERNTDVAFRFTCQPLETAVGRNLADIAWCRYASKSTKGTDLPWLHHMGLERNHVILKQQEAMVERKVMQIQGVAGMLMALKNSATQGLLPCFVGDLDTEMRRVGEPFDAKHQLWLLIHVDLKRSARVRAFLDFVVPRLLAQRNLFKGILA; encoded by the coding sequence TGCTGCTGCGGCTGAACTTGGCTCGAATGTGGCGACCCTGCATCGTCGACTCAAATCCTTTGAAGAAAGCTTCGAGCTTTCCTTATTTGAAAAAGGCCCTAGGGGATATCGGCTCACGAGTGCAGGAGAGCAATTGCTTTCACACGCTGAAGAGATAGAGGAATCAATCTTTACTGCTTTTCGAGCAGTGGTGGGTCATGATCAACAAGCTACAGGAGAGGTCCGCATCACTCTCCCCCAGGCAATGGTCTCATTAATGACTCCTCACCTCGTGGACTTCTCGGGGCAATTTGAAAATATTCGGGTGATTTTGTTACCGGATGATGGGTTGTTAGATTTAGAAAGAAATACGGATGTGGCGTTTCGCTTCACATGTCAACCTCTGGAAACCGCGGTCGGTCGCAATCTCGCTGACATCGCCTGGTGTCGCTACGCTTCGAAAAGCACGAAAGGTACAGACCTGCCCTGGCTACATCACATGGGTTTGGAGAGAAACCATGTCATTCTGAAGCAGCAAGAAGCTATGGTTGAAAGAAAAGTTATGCAGATTCAGGGAGTAGCAGGAATGTTGATGGCACTTAAAAATTCAGCTACCCAAGGTCTCCTTCCATGCTTTGTGGGAGATCTTGATACGGAGATGCGGAGGGTAGGAGAGCCATTTGATGCGAAACATCAACTCTGGTTGCTCATTCATGTGGACTTGAAACGATCCGCAAGGGTGAGAGCATTCCTAGATTTTGTTGTTCCCAGACTGCTGGCTCAGCGAAATCTGTTTAAAGGCATCTTGGCTTGA